The Solenopsis invicta isolate M01_SB chromosome 3, UNIL_Sinv_3.0, whole genome shotgun sequence region TCTGTCTTGcgactttataattttattgtagacGTATGATGTTTATTAGAagcaatgaaattattttagaaagtttcaagttttatttaaaaaaaaaaaatttttaataaaatattaaaagtatacaaTTATCGACGTCGACGTGAGCCGCCGTGCTAGATATTTGTTAATGATCAATAATAACAACATAAACattgttattataaacaaaCAAAGAGACATTACATAGATATACCGGAATTTGTGTCTGAATTAGCAGTTCGAGCATAAAACCATCGCTGTGAAATGTTAGTCTTTTAATAGACTATAGTTTATCGTAAGGCGTGCATTAGATCTtcaaacattaatatataattcggCAAAACATGTGATGGTTTTACTTGGAcaactttaatttaaacttttgcacactgaagaagaccggTTATTAAATGTCgaattgtttgtttattattacatatgtttatgtTCTTATTACTGATTATTGGCAAAAACATCCAGAACAGTTCACAAGCCCGTTTATTGCACacttttgaattatatttacagGAGGAGCCTTATTTAtcgattgtttaattttttaataaaatatattttatgaaatgttcatAATCTTATTTTGTGACACttaattgtatgtaaaatctatGAAAGGTCATTAATTtatggtttttttaaaataaataaaagtgcctttCATGACATTAGTTATTAGTATTCTACGATTCCTTTACTATTCCACAAATGCatgctttttttctctctttagtaAATTATAAGTTACGTTTGTTCCACCTAATAAATTTCTATGTAGAAGGTGATTGGTAGAACTTTATGGCTAATAAACTGGTGCTGGTTAGAATTGtattgcgttaatatttactaacagcgagttattgtaaaaaaataaatattccacaaccttctccttttctctatatattcataaaatttggGATTTACTTACTGAAGTTGAGAGGATGATGTATTAGCTTAAAATGCTTTACTACAATAcactattgattttttaatttcaaattttgatattattgtaagaaaaaattgtacagatataaactaaaattgattgtaaagataaaaattagtacTTTAAGATGCCGTTTGcgaaatttacagaaaaaattttgttgttggcattaaattgataaacattGTCAGAATTGCTATTTATTTCGGTAATCTGACGTGATAGATTAATTCAGCAGTTGGATTTGTTTTTGTTGTTTTTCAGAATGCAGACAATATGAATACTTGTGTTATTACATTCGAAGAAGAAAATGATTCAGAGAAATAGATAAatgtttgacaaaataaaacttaaaacaagtttttataGAGTTAACGCGGTATATACGCCGTAGGTATCGAaaatttaactcttaaacacgtaagtgggtctgagagaccccatatgaagttttgaatgcttgctatgtgaagacggaatgagataggaggttcagaccaagacgtaaaaaaaatttgaaatctcttttgattgatatggttgatcaacttttttggtcaactagaattcgaacggcacggcagcaaagttttgttagggtcaatgcgactcatatagtgtgtaagtgaaactttttttgtgagtattttacataaaaaagctggacaaaatacgttcgaacaagttggtttgcggatgttactcacatatattctgtctaaagttggaatactataaaatgctgtaaaaaagggagttttttcgaaatatatcatgaaacacatcaatttttaattttagaaacgatttaatcaaaaatacctcatattcgccttgttacataagtacattttttaatagaaatgacaatgatataattttttttgaaagtatgaatctttagctttaaaacgccatattgtaaagttcttcaaagttttttgttgcaaagatatgattttttttttaagtggatttttagatgcccaaaaatacttcatatactccatgttacataattatactttttaaggctcctgactcttcagccgagaactccgcgttgacggtagcgacattccgtcgcggacgaaattagaactaatacacgtgaaacgtgataGATTGacaatgaaatgttatcgtgcatgtcattttgttattatgtgtttcattgtgaaaatatgatttgtctcgtatttaccaaattcgtaaaaatagaccgcgagtaaagtttctttgaattttatacgtaaaagtacattttttactcctttcaatagctatccgtgtgttttcctgtctgaatagacgtcattttacatgctttttacgactatttattgactgctaggcgaaaaaaggattgtcgtgatcgatatttagaagtattttaaagccgTTTGATTAGTCTGtgttatccaaattggcattatttagaaatggcacgtcggacaaaattacgtacccatgtgttttcctgtttcaataactttactttacatgctttttacaactatttactgactgttaggcggaaaaaagatagtcgtgaccgatatttagaagtgttttaaagttatctgcttagtctgttttatccaaattggctttatttacaaatggcatgtcggacaaaattacgtgtcatttcacgcaatttctcgcttctgacgtcacgatttcaatatggccgcggcgagtactcaggagccttaaaaggaatgactttgccaaattttattttgaaagtgtgactctttagctttaaaacgccgtatttgaaagtccttaaacgttttttgttgcgaaaatatgattttttgaaggaaaagtggaaaagaggaaatttttgaccaatttctcatttttgcttaatggttttccttttataacttcacaataaattgttttttggcaatgccgattgtacagtcacactcctgagattttgaacgtttgttttaaaaaaaaattgtagaaaaatattgattgtaatcaaagttattgcttctcaaagttgaaaaagtctcctagacccaaaaatgtgtttccgtattttacaggatcggtgtgtttaagggttaatttatcattatttactatgtttaaggaaaataaattataccaatgaaaactttatactttttactactataaaaaaaattttaaatacgaaatatttttttcttatacttgaaaaagaaacttaaagaaactcttacatttttgtcatataaaaaaagtggcgggatttacgactactcatgtgtaagatataTGGCGCatcgataatttacaaataacatttacaaatatgatataaaataacataatgacttataaaatgtgtttacaaagtttattaagaaataagaacagtaaatatgtatacaaagtaataataatgcaatattgaagaaattaatatacaCAAACATTAACAGAGTGCAGATATGTGCGCATCTCAACATAGAACTCAACATAGGgtaagtgctgctttccaatcactCACAAGTAAACCTACGGAAGTGTCACTCTtcgatttttctgaaatttggatatgttataatacatgaaaaactaagagacacgtatttttttttagcgaCGGAAAAACATATTTAGAGGGTGAAACGACTTCCCCAAAATTCGggttaaaatggaaaaattgcGATATCTTTGAGATCAGTGAAGCGATCTTAATGATTTTTTGTATGAAAGTATCTTTTGATAGAAGACGAAAATTGGCCTAGGTATGTTGGAGGGGGAGTGAAAATTAGGGGGCCAACTACCTTTAAAGTAACCaattttttgctgcaaaaaatcagttttgGTCTAATCGAAGTGAAatctattaaaactttaaaaggaAAACTAATTAAGGaacatgtattttttgtttttttctttatataaatatttggggGGTAAACAGCCTCTATATTGTTGCGCTCGTATGACATTGCGCATGAAACACCTTGTGAAACTATATTTTTGAactgtttgatttttttaatatattggttTTTGAAGTCGCTGAATCCGAATCTAAaatcagattttcaaaattcaatgtgatggatccaatatggcggacaaaaactttaaaaattacttgaataggCAGTAACTTGACatgcgattttttaaaatacaataaaatcaaCTTATGacatttattgttagttatGTGAAGTGAattaaacatgttaaaaatattaattgtttataacaacaccGCCGGCGTTAGCGTTACCCGAGACGTACCAGAAAatagtgagaggcaaggggactctaatcaagcaccccgaagaGATGTAAATCCGACCATGCGACGTCTGCGCGGTACTTCTCGGGTAACGCTATCGCCGGcgattataaacaattaatatttttaatatgtttaattcaCTTCACataactaacaataaatgtCATAAGttgattttattgtattttgaaaattgcaTGTTGAGTTACTGcttattcaagtaatttttagagtttttgtccgccatattgaattaaaaaaatctgattttagATTTGGATTCAGCGACTTCAAAaaccaatatattaaaaaaatcgaacaattcaaaaatatagttttacaaGGTGTTTTATGCGCAATGTCAAACGAGCGCGACAATATAGAGGTTATTTACCcctcaaatatttatataagaaaaaaacaaaaaatatatgtttcttaattagtttttcttttaaagttttaatagattttactttGATTAGATcaaaactgattttttgcagcaaaaaattGGTTACTTTAGGGATAGTTGGCCCCGTAATTTTCACTCCCCCTCCAACATACCTAAGCCGATTTTCGTTTTCTATCAAAAGATACTTTTATagcaaaaatcattaaaattgctTCACTGATCTTAAAGATATCgcaatttttccattttaaaccCTATTTTGGGGAAGTTGTTTCATCCCATAAATATGTTTTTCCGCCgctaaaaaaatacgtgtctcttagtttttcatgtattataacatacccaaatttcaaaaaaatcggAGAGTGACACTTCCGTAGGTTTTCTTGTTagtgtctgtattacggcataaatcctGCTCGTTGAAAAggccgtatatcctaaacaagtggaatacacaagatatcaaactaaataaagaatacaagagctacgcacttgtatcttgcttgtattccatcctttactatcgctctacatctacatatcatgaaataattattatgccttttacattttctacaataatcattttacgtagatggtaatacacgatcgcgctatTTCTAcatgaaaacattaatttatttcacgatattttcgttaatattaacaataaaaaactgtaattacaatacaatactaatatagtataaaggcacataacaaagTTGTTGtgagcaaactatctttattccttctattttttctgactgctgcggcgtacaccccccccccccgcggcgtaaataccgacttcACTCTAAGCTgaatacatgtttttttttccatatttacaCACTTTTCTGTCACTtcacaattttcttcaaagatttACAAAAGAAGTTACTGATTTATTATATGTCTCCTTATCTTAATTTATGAATACACAATTAACTCTGTACGTCAAATGATGCAATGTGGTAATTTAAAGCTGTCTTACAATCTCTTTGCAGACGTCAATCATGGCGTGCGAGTTCAACGGTGGCGTTGTAATAGGTGCCGATTCTCGGGGTACAACAGGGTAGATATTATTATCCAGTCAAATAATTTCGTTAATTATAATTCCTCATGTTAACTTACCTAATTTTTTCAGAGCCTACGTCTCTAATCGTTTTGCTGATAAATTGACGAGAGTGACAGATTATATTTATTGCTGTCGTTCCGGCTCTGCGGCAGACACTCAGGCGATTGCTGACATTGTGGCTTATCATTTGGGATTGCATCAGTAagatatcataaatttattccaCACAGCACGAAACATTGAAAGAatatttctctctccctctttttctctagATGTGgcaatgttgaatattaaagCGTGAACGTGTGTTTCAATGTTGATTTTATACTAGAGTCTCTTTATTGATTGTTAATATTACCCGAATGAAACAACATTGAACAAGTTATGTCACGCGtgcacacgcatacacatacgtatatatgtatgtatgtatatatgtgcgtCTTTTGTCTTTAGAGTATAAGGTTCTGAAGATAAaagttaatgaaataaaaaaagcttGTATATTgactcttatttttatatttattatttttgttgttacCTTTTATTAGTTCTTTTTTGTTgtgcattatattttaaattacataattattctaaaatGCATCATTACATGATGTACGTATATTGCACTTAATTACATAtgattttaatgtttcaaatagtgatataataaaaataatacaatttaaaaattattttttatagcttttataattttatgtacacagtaattagaaaattatattatagtaaaaaaatcatacaatttcattaaaaaaaattaaacctttatataatcttcaaaattcaattttttgaaaataattaattttaccattACTTATGCACATGTATTGTTATAGTAGCATGacaaaaaatgtaatctttgcatcaattttatgaattagtttaatataaaagtatttatttttataaatataataagtaatgataaaatcactaaaaattttcaattacttAGTTACTACATTTAATACTACATAATCATACTAGTTTATTTaggtttttgtaaaaaataatattaaatttaatttgttaataaaatgcaataaataaaagattcctgaaaaataaaaactaaatacttttatattgttaaaaaattgaatataacgaatgtgcaaaatatatttctaaatttttggaaaaagaatgaatttaaatattttaaataataaaataatattgattttcatTATTCTTGACTCATGTATTTAGTTTCCCTGATTGCCTGAAGTCTTTTGACTGCCTAGAATATTTTGAAACCTcagcaatgaataaaaaaacgtttcagACAAAATTGTATAATCTGAAGGAGAataagtaatgtaataaaattaattatttttgaaagaatttatttttcaagattataTGAAggttctattttttaaataaaattatataatttttttactataatataattttctagttattttgcatataaaagtataagAGTTATAAAAAATCAACAGTTTACGAAATATCGTATACTTTATTCTAGcttatttcgatataaaatcaCTTGATtggctttaaaaaatattgtactatttcacaataaaattcttcCTATCTTAGAAATTAAGCGTTTCTAAAcccatatttatataaatttgctttaaatgtttagttaatgggaatacatttctaaattatttaatatttatacctttATATTTATCTCTTGTATACATCTCTTGTATATATAGAGTTTTCCATGTACGTTAAAAGATTTTGGgtaatttctcataaatttaagacgaaaattttatatgactatatcCAAAATAGTTTAGTTTTAAAGATACAGGGTgtcaaatttgaaaaagatttgattttttttcagaaatttttaaaaccattcggactattttaatgtaattttgtatgTGTTTAAAGTCTTATTTTTTGAAGTTATTTTTGAAGTTAACTGACTTTTTTATTCAGTTAGGTGCGAAAAGGACCTCGCACAAATCTTATGGGAAATGGATCCCGGTGGATTTAGCTGAAACTTTGGAAATTTGTAGTTTACATGATCGTGATGAAAAGTTCTTGTTGCTCCAATTTGATGCATTGAGTCGTTTGAGTTCTAGGGACAGTTAAAAGTAGGAAATAGGTGACTGCGTGTAGGAAATCATCTAATAAAGCTTCTCTCTCTTATCCTTTCCCcattcctttttctctctttttttttcctttccttcaccgcgtgtgtatgtgtatgtgcgtACATACATGCgtacgcgcgcgtgcgttacagcagagatgagtACTTTATGGTTTGTCATGATAAAATTGTCCActgcggacttgatttgataaaaaacaaTTGCTCAATGactaattaataaacaatagctcaaaaaCGCacgaaaaaacgtacttttgttaggtataacaagattaaatgaataaattgaaaatacggattgttgccttattttctgaacgccaaaatcgcaataaaaatcatgattttactttttcttattttttcaattaactacgtttttgaatgatataacgtatggttatatatttaaaaaaatatctttagcctacaaatatcgtcgtgatataaccTCTATTTATCGGGAAGATACCAAACCACGAAACGTACAATTACCCTTACAATAACTCTACTTTCCCCTATATATGATATCTTGCATATACTTTGAATAAATGTTGAATTAGACTTGAATCAATATTGAATAATGTTCCTGAGTTTTGAATCGTAATGTTTGCAAGACATTCAAAGTATATTAGACATATTTACAATGTTTTCCAacgttgaatttattttatatttatgttataatttaatgttgttGAAACATTGATTCAACATTTGTGTGCTATACGGATATCGTACCTATTCGTTGATGATAAGgtgtaccattttttttttcaggatGGAACTTGGAACGCAACCCTTGGTAGAGACCGCTGCGAACGTATTCCGTGAAATATGCTACAATTACCGAGACTCTCTAATGGCTGGAATCCTAGTTGCAGGATGGGACAAGCAAAAGGGTGGTCAGGTCTATAGTATTCCAATAGGCGGTATGTGCGTCAGACAGCCGATTTCAATTGGTGGTTCTGGTTCAACGTATGTGTACGGCTACGTGGATGCTCAATTCAAGTCTAATATGTCAAAAGATGAATGCCTCAAGCTAGTGGAGAACAGTAAGCATCCATATCCAACATAGAATCTTGTAGTTATATTGCTACAACATTGTGGTCTTGCATATAGCAACATTGTTAGAATGTAGATATATGTGATATGACTTTAATAATGTTGCAAATACTTTAAacgcattattaaaataaaggttgctatgctttctctctctctctctctttatctccccttctctctccctcgccccctccccccccctctctctctttggaAACGTTTCGATATGATTTTTAGGAGAATGATATTCATATGTTAATGTTTATTTGTATatgatgtttattttttgtaaatataaaaaaatatttataagttaatattttgatataggTTTTATAACAACATTTAAAACATACAAAGACATAAAAGCTTATTTTTGGTTCTTTTATCTAggttttaatacaaaaaataaacgtataaataaacacatatgaatattattctaaaaattatattaaaacttttccttacacacacgcacgcacgcacgcacgcacgcacgcacgcacgcacgcacgcacgcacgcacgcacgcacgcacgcacgcacgcacgcacgcacgcacgcacgcacgcacgcacgcacgcgcacgcacgcacgcacacacacacacacagggtgtcaggtaactaccgcccctcgtttcgtggattgatagatcaaataaaattgagcagaaaagtcctttaccattttttaatatttgctatggcaaatattaaagcGTTAACTAtggttaacgaaataaaaattaacaaggtctgcgaataagcgcatATTATTGCGCGCAAGGACTGCCTACCAGTCActgagacgtaggcagccggggcagccttctccctccttgccgcgccgctcgcaggccgcagctactgctgcttttccttcctcactgcaccgcgccgcgccgcgcctacagccgcggctgcctacgtctcggcgactggcaggcggtccttgcgcgcggtgatacgtgcttattcgcagactttattaatttttatttcgttaactatcgcaaatattgaaaaatggtacaggacttttctgctcagttttacttgatctatcaatccacgaaaccaggggcggtagtTACATGACActctgtgcgtgcgtgcgtgcgtgcgtgcgtgcgtgcgtgcgtgcgtgcgtatacatataaaatttttgtatcagAATATacagattatttaattatattaaattaattttttaatgtttatttacttatattcaaaatcaaattcttataaattacaattgcaAAGCTGTTTTTTTCTGCTGAAACGTAACTATtggtttataatataattaaagtatagtaaagtactttgtaaatttttgaaagtttaacacataaataaaactaaatttaaaaacaattattgcttattaaattcttagataaaagtgtaaaatgtaatatataatataaaattagcatgattgtctaaaaaaatttgtagattatattatacatatatttagttgatttattataatatatatttaaaacatgtttaaattatgtatgtttatttaagcatgttttaaataaaaaaaacaatgctttGTTCATGAAATACATGATTTCTACCAATTCtggttaaaaaaaagataaaaattttatgtaaaaatatttatgcatgcaTGCGTATTTTCTAGTTCAtcaaacttataaataattttatacaagagtcttatattgcatttaagcACAAGTCTCAACTATAATTACGCTAAGGTATTTCTGTAAATGTTTGAGAGTAACAATTTCtccaattaaagaaattttttaatcaaagttttataattttatatttagcgttttaatattaaattttaatgtaattctaAGGCATACTAAAAATTACGTCATTTAATCATGAATATGTAAACAAATGTCAAAAATTAAgaagataattatataaatttttatttgtgctGTTAATATTATGTTGATATATGTCacagtacatattttata contains the following coding sequences:
- the LOC105196481 gene encoding proteasome subunit beta type-6 yields the protein MAYSNNILQSHATAVSEYMVSDWLNSEQSTGTSIMACEFNGGVVIGADSRGTTGAYVSNRFADKLTRVTDYIYCCRSGSAADTQAIADIVAYHLGLHQMELGTQPLVETAANVFREICYNYRDSLMAGILVAGWDKQKGGQVYSIPIGGMCVRQPISIGGSGSTYVYGYVDAQFKSNMSKDECLKLVENTLALAMARDGSSGGVIRTGVITEKGIERKVILGNELPRFYEG